Part of the Benincasa hispida cultivar B227 chromosome 11, ASM972705v1, whole genome shotgun sequence genome, GACTTCAAAACTTGCATAGTGTTAAGTAATATGATACAAAATGAATTACGAAATTTGTACGCACTTAAAAAGCACCTAAAATGTTTCTAAAGTTTGTTAGCAATATTTCAGAAATGTTTGACATAAAAACATTTGTCTTCAAAAATCATTTCAAACATTGCAGCCAATTCATAACGACTCTTTTTGGTTTGGGATTCGAATGTGTAAGAGGTAGCAGGATCAACAACATAAACAATCAAATCAAATGTACACTCAGCACTATGTCCACCTCGCCAAGGGAACAGGACTATGGTAACTACTACGCTAAACATCATTCTATTTCCTTGTCAACCGTCAGTATAAACTAAGACTGTTTAGTTGAGGAAGAACAGCCTGTTAGGATACCTCCAATCTTCCGATTCATCACATCCAACCTCTCCTCTAACAAGCTTTTCCAAGtgaaagctctgataccaattgttaggaTCAATTGGAACCCTCCCCACTTGAGTGTGCTAACAAAAGTTCAAGATCACTCAACAATTGTCTGTCTTCCCTCAATCCCTCTCCCGCTATTTATAACCAAATACACTTAATCTCTAACTAATTACCCTTATGCCCTTACTAATATCATTCCAATGTTCCTAAATCCTAACTAGGACCCTTACACGACCCTCGGTCCAAAATTTCATTAACCAATGGGACTAAAGAAAGTTTAATGAAGAAGATTGAAAGAGAGAGTCACCAAGATGGGCTCCTTCGTTGTTGAGAGCAGCCATGAAAGAGGAATAGAGATCAAGAAGGATGAAAGTAGATGCAGAGGGATCTTTGACTTCATTGTTGAGTTTAGCCACAGATTGTTGCAACAGCAGATTGTGGAAGTTGACAAGCTGATTCTGAGTTGCATTACACTGTTGAAAGGAGGATGCAACTGTGGTGCTGGGAAGGCAGCCCAGTGGCTCAAGAGCGGTCACCACTATCTTTGGAACCCCCAGCCCATGGATCCGCCTCAGGTTCACCTCTAGCTGGTTCACCACTTTCGCTATAAATGGCTGCCAACCCTGAAACCAACATGCCAAAGTTTTAATCAACTGGTTTATATTTGGGATTCGTCATGGAATTTGCAAATAACCATCCTCTTCtttgaaatatttttcaattttcaatcaTATCTTAAACGttatattttatcatttattgttaatttttatatgaatataCCTTACAAATATGGGGTAGAGACGTAGAGTTTCGAATTTGTGACTCTTCAAAAAAGTAGCTATGTTTAAGTTGAATAACTTTTTCATTATTTCTAATAGAATTTATACGAAGagcatatttttttaagtttaaatctTCATAATTATTCTATTCTAGTTAATAAGTTGGTAGTCTAATAAccattattttctatttttatctgcatctaatcaacaaatcaacaaaagatcattaaaaaaataaaaaataaaaatattgggTTCAGTTCGTTATAGCTAAAGTCGGTGATAGTTATAATTATAACTtcaaactttttattataaaaagtgagttctcaaacttatataattgtatgcattctaaaaatattataaGTTTGTGGATTCTATTTTCATCATTTGAGAGTTCAATTTCTACTATTAGTACAAGTGATAGTCTATTTTAAACCATCGTACAAGTTTAgagttcaatttttataattgaaaaattttaaGGGTGTAATTGCAACAATTACCGTGcttcaaaaatagtttttacaaTTCTTCccttttgcttttgaaatttggaattcaaactctttttcttgaaaatgaacttaatttttaggggaaaaaatagaaatagattTATTGGATGcgaaattaaaagttcaaaatagGGTTTATAAATTAAGAAGATGAGTTTTGGGGAAAAGACCTGTGCAGAGCCATTGGTGGCTTGGTAGACGTTATAATCGTTGCCGGCGAGGGAGACGAGCGCAACAGAGGACTGCAAATCTCGGCTGGTGAACGTCGATTCGCCGATCAACTGGTGGAGGAAATCGATCTGAGTGCTCATGTTAGGGCTCATTACAAACGTATCGAACACGCCGGTGCCGCCGTACGCGAAGTTCATCCCGTATTTCAACTGTCCGAACCCTACTTTCCGCCATTTGTATGGTATCGGAGACTTCACCTTCAGATATTTGGCTGCATTTTTCACAGAGAAGATTCAATAACCCAATAGTGCTCCATAATCCAGCCGATTTAATAAATGATCTTTTTCCATCATCGGCTTCCAGAACAGAAATCAAGAATTTTTCGAGTATCGAATACCGACAAAACAAGGGAAAGAAATAGAACAGCTGAAAAGGTTTAGCAGGTTCGTTTCCGTagattattttttctattattattttcttttaagacaaacgttatttttaaatataagaaaattaatcaaccatatttaaaaatataacaaaatatcacattCTTTCGCGTCAATAGAATTCATTTAGTAATATAAGTCTATCATAatctattatttaaaaatattttcaaattattccTATGTGATAACTTTGGaaagtattttaaattattcatattaaaaaattttaaacaataatgactttttaaataaatattttttctctgaTTAATCTAAGTCAAAAGTTAATAGACCAAACAAACAAATTGAAATTAGTATATcgcatatatattattattaatgaaaaatgatttaatttaaaaaaatatatatttattgttttataatatcatatatagtattattttaatttaataaaaatagattGAGTTTGTAGgttgaaatattatatttatcaaattttttatttttttttgtaatgtaAGTCGtattataaaatttcaattgaTACGTAAAACACATAACAATGTTATTTTAAGATTCTTTACTATTTAGATAACAtaatttaaagacaattttaAGAAATACAATTCACGTTATTTACTAAATGCACATGGATGAGTTTAATGGATCTAaaaacattaaaagaaaaaaaaaacacttaaattGTCTATCCCAAATGGAAAAGtttacattttgcttcttttagtcttttttaagaaattatttccttgttatttaaaaaaatacgaaatttgtatttaaatgatgaaagttaaaaattaattcctataatttaaaaataaaccgAATGGGATGAAATtctaactttcaaaatttgtcgTGACTAACTTTTAAATCTTTTAAATCATACAACGCTTTTTCTTATTGTACTAATACATCAAGTGAATTGGCGtaaattaaatggaaaaaataggccataaaagaaaataatttctaaGAAGTTGCATCGAACTTTGACTTTTCattgtatgatttaatttttcttataaatttcgtcgaaaagaaataattaaaaaggcCCTTTTcaaatacaagaaaataaagttaatttatttacaaatttagcaaaatatcGATGTTTATCAAGAATAGATAATGATAGATATATATCGGTGTCTAGCACTAACATGGATAGAAATgtctatttataaatatagtaaaatatctattaatgacattttggtgtatttaaaaatatttatagcagttttatcaattaaaataattaccctaATTAATGGTATTAAAATATCAacactaaattgaaaattttgaaaggctataaactaaaaggaaaaattaacAATATGcttcacccaaaaaaaaaattaagtgaaagatcattccaaaaaTCTTGATAGTTTAGAATCCATTTGTATTGACttgaaaagaaatattttctttaaaaaaatcatttttatttaaactcttttgataaaaacggtttaaaataaattttgaaagcatttctaaaactattttgagttgttttcaattcttttcaaaattaattgcttgaaaagttaaattaaataaattctcaATCAATTAcgtaaaaattaactttgaaaaattagatttaagatttattgaaaatataatgactaaaatgaaacaaaactaaactacatggactaaaatagtcttttttttatatatatacttttttttaatgaaaagttTGTAGACAAAGTATATACATAGCAACTAGATTCATAGTttcaactatttaaaaaaacacacacacaaacaaaaacaaaaaaactcagGGTTACAACATTGTTTTAGGATAATAAAATTACAATACTGTGCAAGTTAGAAATTCAACTTGACAATTAAAAATAGGTTATTAATATTAATGCCTTCAAAGATCATCATGAAACTCTAGAAATTAAAAGCATATTTTAAGTTATGAACTTAATTAGTAATTAGACCATTAAATTCTAACCATATTTCttaataatgtatttgaattaattagatAGAATGGTATTTAGTTCAACAATTGACAAGTAAATGGTTAAACACTAAATATTTGAGATCGTGATTGTTGCCTGTATATTTGAATTGATAAATGCtacccaaaattaattttaataaaacttaaacTAAGAAGATTccaatatatttaaattcaaactaataaaataagttttaaattgaattaaatccCAAAAGTTTGAATTTACACCAAAAAATAGAGACTTGAATATACTTTAATGGGTCAaagtataaattaaaaaaatatataatatatgaaagaaagagaaagagaaaatagaGGAATGATAAAAAGGGAGGAAAAGACAAAGGGAAGAAAATAATGATGATAAGTAAAGAAATGTAGTGAAAATGAAGTTATATCCAAATTCTTTAAATCAAGTGAGAAAGTAAGACTGTCTGtcaggaaaaaagaaaagggtaaTGCTAAACTGACACGTTGAAAAGTCACAGCCATCCCTATAccaattaaattaaagaaaaatataaaagaaaaaaaaaaaaaagctgacTCAATAATGCATCCATTCTTGATTTTTACAACCAAAAAGTGTCACTCCCTGACTTGGCAATTATCCTTCCACAgatcataatttaaaaaattaaaaacaaaaacttaaaaTCACCTTTTGCgctcaaaatttttaaatttatttcccaactttcaaaatatttagggtgaatatcaatttatatc contains:
- the LOC120091250 gene encoding GDSL esterase/lipase At5g03610, with translation MDSKKLLCLSLLCFSLLPELYGVVGGGGGHHHRHRERRRSQSLGGGELSDSNPRKMFVFGDSYVDTGNNRKPAAKSWQYPYGITFPGKPTGRFSDGRVLTDYLAKYLKVKSPIPYKWRKVGFGQLKYGMNFAYGGTGVFDTFVMSPNMSTQIDFLHQLIGESTFTSRDLQSSVALVSLAGNDYNVYQATNGSAQGWQPFIAKVVNQLEVNLRRIHGLGVPKIVVTALEPLGCLPSTTVASSFQQCNATQNQLVNFHNLLLQQSVAKLNNEVKDPSASTFILLDLYSSFMAALNNEGAHLGNVKFENPMKPCCVGISNEYACGSVGVNGEKKYTICEDPGAAFFWDEVHPTQYGWFAVYSALQANLKQL